The genomic stretch GTTCATCTACTGCTTCAAGGTTCATACTTGCATCTTCACGAATGGCAGTGTGAGGGCAGCCTCCTGTTTCCACTCCGATAATTCTATCATGAGGAAGAAGACTGTTTTTAGCCATAAATTCCGCATCTTCTTTCGTATAAATATCATTGGTAATGACTCCAAGATCGTAAGTCCCAAATAATTTTCTGCTTAAACGTTCCAATAATGCGGTTTTTCCTGATCCTACAGGGCCTGCAACTCCTACTTTTATATATTTTCTGTTTTCCATTTTGTTAAATTTTACTTTGTCTGTTGTTGTTTTTAACGCTGAGAGCGCTAAGGTTTTTATCGATTGTGAAGATTTTTCGTTCGCAAGGGCGTTACACTCAGCAAGGATATCTCCATTCATTTAGGTTATTTACTTTTCTACGACATATAAAGTCTTGAATACAGTCTTTCGTGCTGCATACATCGGATGTCAAAGGCTGTATTGCAAAGTCCTACCAGATCTCTGTCCAATTCTATTGTCTCTTCAACTGTTTTTTCCATGACAGGATATAAAGAGAAGAGAATATCCTGCCCGTCAAGTTGCCCCAGCGGAACCAATTTTACAGCATTGGTAATCATACCGGCAACTGAGGTATAATAGAACCCTAACAATGCCTCATATAAAGGAATCCTCATTAAATAAGCATAGACTCCAAATACGATACAGTAATGAGAATTTGCTTCTTTATTCCGAATTGCCTTTTCAAATTCTTCCATAAAATGGAAGTTTTCTCTTCTTTTGAAGATCTTAATCAGTCTTAATCCCAATTTTTGACTGGCCTGGCGGATTTCTTTCGGGCATTTTATCGCATTACATTCATTATCAAGATCTAACAGAGTTTGTAAATCTCCATTTTCAGCTGCCTGATAAGCCAGTTTTACAAAAGCCCCATCATTGAATTTAAGATTGTACTGAAGCATGTTCTGTACAAATTCTTTTGCAGTCTCTGCATTATGAACAATCCTTTCCTGTACATAAGTCTCTAGTCCGTTGGAATGGGTATAACCACCGATAGGAAGTGTGGGATCTGCCAAATGAAGCAGCCCGGATAAAAAGTTGATGTTCATATTATTCATCTTTAGGAGCCGCCATTTTTAAGATTTTAGTAAAAATTGTAGAGCCCAGACTGCCGTGTCCGTGAGGTTCTACATTGGATTTAAGGAGATTCAGCAGTTTTACGGATTTCTTTTCCGGTTTAAAACCGCTTGCTTCCAGCCATCTGAACATCGGCATTTCAAACGGAAGCAGTACTTTATCATCCTGAATAAAAAGCGGAATATGTTTGTTTCCGATTTCATAGCATACCGTTCCCATTTCCAGTAAAGATCCGGGAACCATTACAATCGCATCTGTTTCCAGAACATTGATTGCGATTACTTTTTCTGCATCCTCAAAAAGAATATCTCCTTCACGCAAGCGCTGCCCTTCTTTTAAAAATTTGATGGCAACATCTACCCCGTTCCTGGTTCTTTTGCGTTGAATTCTTTTCGTGGTTTCAAACCATTCCAGATCCAGATAATCGATATTCTTTTCTGTAGGATTTTCGGTGAGATTGCCTATGGTTTGATTAATTATCATCTTTAGCTGATTTTTTTCTGAAGTCAAAGTTTTTAGAAATGCCTACTCCGAATGTTGATCCGCTGATTCCTGCTACATAGCTTTTCGTCCAGCCTTCCTCTTTTGTTTTAGTCTGAAGCATTGAAAGTTCTGCAAATTTGAATTTCAACGCCCAGCCACCTCCAAGTAATACTCCAATCAAAGGATACGCACGAAGACGGAAACCATTAAAATTCTCCATCGCGTCAGCTGTGGTTGCCTGTTGTTGTCCCCATACATAATGAGCATCCACCTGTCCGATTAGCACAAAGTATTTTCCAAGCATTACAGAAGGGCTATACCAAACTCCTGCCTCATTCTGCTTATAGACAACATTGTGATTCACAGAATTTTGAGAGTAAGCGTAATTAATCCCGATAAGATCGTTGTTATTGATAAAATATCCTACTCCAAGTGGTGCACTGGAAACGGTACTGCTGCTGTTGGCTGGAGTAGTAACTTTGGAATAATCCAATGAACCGTACATCATAAACTGTCCTTTGGGTCCATCTTCATCACTCTTCAGCCTGTGTCCTCCTAAAAACTGAGCACTCACATGAGCAGAAAGTAAAGACATCCCGGCTACAGCAAGAGAAAAAACTTTTTTATTTAAATATTTCATTCTAAACTTAGTTGTATAATTGTTTTAAAATATTGTCTAATACATCTTTTTGTTTTTAAATAAACCTAACAGATTTTTAAAACCTGCTAGGTTTTATTGGTAAGATGGATCTTAGAATAAGTAATACAACTGTGTTAATGGAAGTTTTTCTGCAGGTTCACAAGTGATGTATTCACCGTCTACTGTTACCTTATAGTTTTCAGGATTCACTTCAATTAAAGGAGTCTTATCGTTATGGATAAGGTCCTTTTTACCAATATTTCTACAGTTTTTCACCGGAAGAATCATTTTTTCTAATCCATAAGAAGCGATCGTTCCGTTATCAATTGAAATTTGAGAAACAAAGTTTGCACAGGTACCGAACTTAGCTTTTCCATGAGCCCCAAACATATTTCTGTAGATAATAGGCTGAGGTGTTGGAATAGAAGCATTAGGGTCTCCCATTTTAGCAGCGATTACGAATCCTCCTTTTACAATCATTTCAGGTTTTACACCGAA from Chryseobacterium indologenes encodes the following:
- a CDS encoding urease accessory protein UreF, yielding MNINFLSGLLHLADPTLPIGGYTHSNGLETYVQERIVHNAETAKEFVQNMLQYNLKFNDGAFVKLAYQAAENGDLQTLLDLDNECNAIKCPKEIRQASQKLGLRLIKIFKRRENFHFMEEFEKAIRNKEANSHYCIVFGVYAYLMRIPLYEALLGFYYTSVAGMITNAVKLVPLGQLDGQDILFSLYPVMEKTVEETIELDRDLVGLCNTAFDIRCMQHERLYSRLYMS
- the ureE gene encoding urease accessory protein UreE yields the protein MIINQTIGNLTENPTEKNIDYLDLEWFETTKRIQRKRTRNGVDVAIKFLKEGQRLREGDILFEDAEKVIAINVLETDAIVMVPGSLLEMGTVCYEIGNKHIPLFIQDDKVLLPFEMPMFRWLEASGFKPEKKSVKLLNLLKSNVEPHGHGSLGSTIFTKILKMAAPKDE